One genomic window of Nicotiana sylvestris chromosome 10, ASM39365v2, whole genome shotgun sequence includes the following:
- the LOC138880275 gene encoding uncharacterized protein gives MLGTYTAKEARMQQYLEKVRELIKQFQNWKVRQITRDENFEVNALANLASTTDVASDANASVIHLSHSVLDPDVNEVNFNNLTWDWRNEIVAFWQYGIVPDNKKKVYALRKKVARYCLKQGNLYRKMFGGPLAICLGPSQMEYVMREIHEGHCGNHASGSSLVRTLIRAGYYWPKMEEEAERFVAKYHKCQRYGNNMHRPAELLHPVIAT, from the coding sequence atgctggggacttatacagccaaggaagcaaggatgcagcagtacttggaaaaggtacgggaattgataaaacaatttcaaaattggAAAGTTAGACAAATAACAAGGGACGAAAATTTTGAAGTaaacgccctagctaatctcgcatctacgACTGACGTGGCGAGTGATGCAAATGCCTCAGTTATACATTTATCTCATTCAGTTCTTGATCCTGATgtaaatgaggtaaattttaacaatttaacctgggattggaggaacgaaattGTTGCTTTTTGGCAGTATGGAATCGTCCCTGATAACAAGAAAAAAGTTTATGCGCTTCGAAAAAAGGttgctcggtactgcttaaaacaaggcaatctatatcgtaaaatgttcggtggtccgtTAGCGATATGCCTTGGACCCTCGCAAATggaatatgtaatgagagaaatacacgagggacattgtgggaatcatgCAAGTGGAAGTTCactggtaagaaccttaattagggcaggttattactggcctaaaatggaagaagaagcagaacgTTTCGTGGCCAAATAtcataaatgtcaaaggtacggtaacaatatgcatagacctgcggaattattacatccggtcattgcgaCATGA
- the LOC104247885 gene encoding mitogen-activated protein kinase 9-like isoform X1, whose protein sequence is MAMPFKEFFTEYGEAHQYEIQEVVGKGSYGVVAAAVDTHTGERVAIKKIDNVLEHVSEATRILREIKLLRLLRHPDIVEIKHILLPPCPREFKDIYVVFELMECDLQHVIKANDSLTPEHYQFFLYQLLRGLKFMHTANVFHRDLKPKNILANADCKLKICDFGLARASFGDTPSAIFWTDYVATRWYRAPELCGSFYSKYTPAVDIWSIGCIFAEMLTKKPLFPGKNVVHQLDLITDLLGSPSTEAISRIKNDKARRYLSSMKNKSPIPLSQKFPDIDPIALRLLERLIAFDPKDRPSAEEALAHPYFRGLANKEHEPSARPISKFEFDFERRKLAKEDIRELIYREILEYHPQMLQEYLHGTDNTSFLYPSGVDCFKEQFDLLEGHYGKGGKHVLHPRRYASLPRERVYVSIDEETDHDGEFERHVEATVAHRCLPSPPKLHEVNKADASNENVELSTTSNTARCLLRSASISFSKCVGAIWEDSEDTTFKRYDNGISRSSKEPAALFA, encoded by the exons ATG GCAATGCCTTTCAAGGAATTCTTCACCGAATATGGTGAAGCACATCAATATGAAATCCAAGAGGTTGTTGGCAAGGGGAGCTATGGTGTTGTTGCAGCAGCAGTTGATACTCATACAGGAGAGAGGGTAGCGATAAAGAAGATCGATAATGTTTTGGAGCATGTCTCTGAAGCCACCCGCATCCTTAGAGAAATAAAGCTCCTCCGGTTGCTTCGGCACCCAGATATTGTAGAAATAAAGCATATTCTGTTACCTCCATGTCCGAGAGAATTCAAGGATATATATGTTGTTTTCGAGTTGATGGAGTGTGACCTTCAGCATGTAATTAAGGCCAATGACAGTCTCACTCCTGAACATTATCAATTCTTTTTGTATCAGCTTCTTCGAGGTTTAAAGTTTATGCACACAG CAAACGTGTTTCATCGAGATTTAAAGCCAAAGAATATTCTAGCAAATGCAGATTGCAAGCTGAAAATATGTGATTTTGGGCTTGCTCGGGCATCATTTGGAGATACCCCATCAGCTATTTTCTGGACG GACTATGTGGCAACTCGTTGGTACCGCGCTCCAGAACTTTGTGGTTCTTTTTACTCAAAA TACACCCCAGCAGTTGATATCTGGAGTATAGGATGTATATTTGCAGAAATGCTTACAAAAAAACCATTATTTCCTGGGAAGAATGTGGTCCACCAATTGGATCTGATTACCGATTTGCTTGGTTCACCATCCACTGAAGCCATTTCAAGG ATTAAAAATGACAAAGCAAGGAGATATTTAAGCAGCATGAAGAATAAATCCCCCATTCCTCTCTCTCAAAAATTTCCAGATATAGACCCAATAGCTCTAAGATTACTTGAGCGTCTGATTGCATTTGACCCCAAAGATCGCCCTTCTGCTGAAGAG GCACTAGCACATCCATATTTCCGTGGTTTAGCAAACAAGGAGCATGAACCATCTGCTCGGCCTATTTCAAAATTTGAATTCGACTTTGAAAGAAGAAAACTGGCAAAAGAGGATATTAGAGAGCTCATCTACAGGGAG ATTTTGGAGTACCACCCTCAGATGCTGCAGGAGTATCTTCATGGCACTGACAATACCAGCTTTTTGTATCCAAG TGGGGTCGACTGCTTTAAGGAACAATTTGACTTACTTGAGGGGCACTATGGCAAAGGTGGAAAACATGTTCTCCATCCAAGGCGATATGCCTCCTTGCCTAG AGAGCGGGTCTATGTTTCAATAGACGAGGAAACTGATCACGATGGTGAATTTGAAAGGCACGTTGAAGCAACTGTTGCTCATAGATGCCTTCCAAGCCCCCCAAAGTTACACGAGGTCAACAAAGCTGACGCTAGTAATGAAAATGTAGAGCTAAGTACAACAAGCAACACTGCACGCTGCTTGCTGAGAAGTGCTAGCATTAGCTTTTCCAAGTGTGTTGGGGCAATTTGGGAGGACAGTGAG GATACAACTTTCAAACGGTATGATAATGGGATTAGTAGATCGTCCAAGGAGCCAGCAGCATTGTTTGCTTGA
- the LOC104247885 gene encoding mitogen-activated protein kinase 9-like isoform X2, producing MPFKEFFTEYGEAHQYEIQEVVGKGSYGVVAAAVDTHTGERVAIKKIDNVLEHVSEATRILREIKLLRLLRHPDIVEIKHILLPPCPREFKDIYVVFELMECDLQHVIKANDSLTPEHYQFFLYQLLRGLKFMHTANVFHRDLKPKNILANADCKLKICDFGLARASFGDTPSAIFWTDYVATRWYRAPELCGSFYSKYTPAVDIWSIGCIFAEMLTKKPLFPGKNVVHQLDLITDLLGSPSTEAISRIKNDKARRYLSSMKNKSPIPLSQKFPDIDPIALRLLERLIAFDPKDRPSAEEALAHPYFRGLANKEHEPSARPISKFEFDFERRKLAKEDIRELIYREILEYHPQMLQEYLHGTDNTSFLYPSGVDCFKEQFDLLEGHYGKGGKHVLHPRRYASLPRERVYVSIDEETDHDGEFERHVEATVAHRCLPSPPKLHEVNKADASNENVELSTTSNTARCLLRSASISFSKCVGAIWEDSEDTTFKRYDNGISRSSKEPAALFA from the exons ATGCCTTTCAAGGAATTCTTCACCGAATATGGTGAAGCACATCAATATGAAATCCAAGAGGTTGTTGGCAAGGGGAGCTATGGTGTTGTTGCAGCAGCAGTTGATACTCATACAGGAGAGAGGGTAGCGATAAAGAAGATCGATAATGTTTTGGAGCATGTCTCTGAAGCCACCCGCATCCTTAGAGAAATAAAGCTCCTCCGGTTGCTTCGGCACCCAGATATTGTAGAAATAAAGCATATTCTGTTACCTCCATGTCCGAGAGAATTCAAGGATATATATGTTGTTTTCGAGTTGATGGAGTGTGACCTTCAGCATGTAATTAAGGCCAATGACAGTCTCACTCCTGAACATTATCAATTCTTTTTGTATCAGCTTCTTCGAGGTTTAAAGTTTATGCACACAG CAAACGTGTTTCATCGAGATTTAAAGCCAAAGAATATTCTAGCAAATGCAGATTGCAAGCTGAAAATATGTGATTTTGGGCTTGCTCGGGCATCATTTGGAGATACCCCATCAGCTATTTTCTGGACG GACTATGTGGCAACTCGTTGGTACCGCGCTCCAGAACTTTGTGGTTCTTTTTACTCAAAA TACACCCCAGCAGTTGATATCTGGAGTATAGGATGTATATTTGCAGAAATGCTTACAAAAAAACCATTATTTCCTGGGAAGAATGTGGTCCACCAATTGGATCTGATTACCGATTTGCTTGGTTCACCATCCACTGAAGCCATTTCAAGG ATTAAAAATGACAAAGCAAGGAGATATTTAAGCAGCATGAAGAATAAATCCCCCATTCCTCTCTCTCAAAAATTTCCAGATATAGACCCAATAGCTCTAAGATTACTTGAGCGTCTGATTGCATTTGACCCCAAAGATCGCCCTTCTGCTGAAGAG GCACTAGCACATCCATATTTCCGTGGTTTAGCAAACAAGGAGCATGAACCATCTGCTCGGCCTATTTCAAAATTTGAATTCGACTTTGAAAGAAGAAAACTGGCAAAAGAGGATATTAGAGAGCTCATCTACAGGGAG ATTTTGGAGTACCACCCTCAGATGCTGCAGGAGTATCTTCATGGCACTGACAATACCAGCTTTTTGTATCCAAG TGGGGTCGACTGCTTTAAGGAACAATTTGACTTACTTGAGGGGCACTATGGCAAAGGTGGAAAACATGTTCTCCATCCAAGGCGATATGCCTCCTTGCCTAG AGAGCGGGTCTATGTTTCAATAGACGAGGAAACTGATCACGATGGTGAATTTGAAAGGCACGTTGAAGCAACTGTTGCTCATAGATGCCTTCCAAGCCCCCCAAAGTTACACGAGGTCAACAAAGCTGACGCTAGTAATGAAAATGTAGAGCTAAGTACAACAAGCAACACTGCACGCTGCTTGCTGAGAAGTGCTAGCATTAGCTTTTCCAAGTGTGTTGGGGCAATTTGGGAGGACAGTGAG GATACAACTTTCAAACGGTATGATAATGGGATTAGTAGATCGTCCAAGGAGCCAGCAGCATTGTTTGCTTGA